One part of the Pseudoalteromonas piscicida genome encodes these proteins:
- the fadI gene encoding acetyl-CoA C-acyltransferase FadI — protein MSEQNILKTSKGDRIAIVSGLRTPFAKQATAFHHVPALDLGKIVVNEMLERLNFDRKEIDQLVFGQVVQMPEAPNIAREIVLGTGMPVSVDAYSVSRACATSFQAIANVAESIISGQVSVGVAGGADSSSVLPIGVSKKLAGSLVDLNKARTLKQRLQIFSKLRLKDLLPVPPAVAEYSTGLSMGQTAEQMAKTHGISRADQDAMAHRSHTLAAKAWSEGLLNNEVMAAHVEPYKSFIDKDNNIRENSSLESYAKLKPVFDRQHGSVTAANATPLTDGAAAVLMMSESKAKALGYDILGYVRSFAFSAIGVHEDMLMGPAHSTPIALDRAGITLADLDLIEMHEAFAAQALSNMKMFGSDKFAQEKLGRSKAIGEIDMDKFNVLGGSLAYGHPFAATGARLITQSLHELKRRGGGLALTTACAAGGLGAAFVLESA, from the coding sequence ATGTCTGAACAAAACATACTAAAAACATCAAAAGGCGACCGAATCGCTATCGTGAGCGGCCTGCGTACGCCATTCGCAAAGCAAGCTACCGCTTTTCACCACGTTCCAGCCCTAGATTTAGGCAAAATCGTCGTCAACGAAATGCTTGAGCGTTTGAACTTCGATCGTAAAGAAATCGACCAACTGGTATTCGGCCAAGTTGTACAAATGCCGGAAGCACCAAACATTGCGCGTGAAATCGTGCTTGGCACTGGCATGCCAGTTTCGGTTGACGCTTACTCTGTATCACGTGCATGCGCAACCAGTTTCCAAGCGATTGCTAACGTTGCAGAGAGTATTATTTCAGGCCAAGTGAGTGTCGGTGTTGCTGGTGGTGCGGATTCTTCATCAGTGTTACCGATTGGCGTGAGCAAAAAGCTTGCAGGTAGCCTTGTTGACTTGAACAAAGCACGTACGCTTAAGCAGCGTTTACAGATTTTCTCAAAGCTAAGACTCAAAGACTTACTGCCAGTGCCACCTGCAGTTGCGGAATATTCGACTGGCTTATCAATGGGGCAAACCGCTGAGCAAATGGCTAAGACTCACGGGATCAGCCGTGCAGATCAAGATGCGATGGCGCACCGCTCACATACCTTAGCTGCAAAAGCATGGTCGGAAGGCTTATTAAACAATGAAGTGATGGCTGCCCATGTTGAGCCATACAAAAGCTTTATTGATAAAGATAATAACATCCGTGAAAACTCCTCATTGGAAAGCTACGCCAAGTTAAAGCCTGTATTTGACAGACAGCACGGCTCAGTAACAGCAGCAAATGCAACGCCACTGACCGATGGTGCAGCGGCAGTATTAATGATGAGCGAAAGCAAAGCCAAAGCGCTTGGCTACGATATCTTAGGTTATGTGCGTAGTTTTGCCTTCTCTGCAATCGGCGTACACGAAGATATGTTGATGGGTCCTGCACATTCAACACCTATAGCACTTGACCGAGCGGGTATTACACTTGCTGATCTTGACCTGATAGAAATGCATGAAGCTTTCGCAGCGCAAGCGCTGTCCAATATGAAAATGTTTGGCTCAGACAAATTCGCGCAAGAAAAACTTGGTCGCAGTAAAGCAATTGGCGAAATCGACATGGATAAGTTTAACGTGCTTGGTGGCTCACTTGCATATGGTCACCCATTCGCAGCAACCGGCGCACGCTTGATCACGCAAAGCCTACATGAGCTTAAGCGCCGCGGCGGTGGTCTTGCATTGACAACTGCCTGCGCTGCAGGTGGTCTTGGAGCAGCATTCGTATTGGAGAGCGCATAA
- a CDS encoding AAA family ATPase, which translates to MAVNEFSQLKEYLDTQILGQSALTESLLIALLADGHLLVEGPPGLAKTRAVNALAKGIEGSFQRVQFTPDLLPSDVTGTDIYRQQTNEFVFEKGPLFHHLILADEINRAPAKVQSALLEAMAERQITVGKTTYPLPELFMVMATQNPLEQEGTYPLPEAQLDRFLLHLNIDYPDAETEVDILRLTRGEALEEYQATFTPISQATLFEARKTVLSMHLAEPLEQYLVQLIIATRQPQRFDATLASWIDYGASPRATIALDKCSRAHAWLQGRDFVTPEDIQAVVHNVLRHRIVLSYEAQADGITKDQVISKILELVAVP; encoded by the coding sequence ATGGCAGTAAACGAGTTTTCTCAACTAAAAGAATATTTAGATACCCAAATTTTAGGACAAAGTGCACTGACCGAATCCTTGCTTATCGCACTTTTAGCAGATGGACACTTATTGGTTGAAGGCCCTCCAGGTCTTGCTAAGACCCGTGCGGTAAATGCACTAGCTAAAGGTATTGAAGGCAGTTTCCAACGCGTCCAGTTTACCCCTGACTTATTACCTTCTGATGTGACTGGAACAGATATCTATCGCCAACAAACCAACGAATTTGTGTTTGAGAAAGGGCCGCTTTTTCATCATTTGATTTTGGCCGACGAAATCAACCGAGCGCCAGCCAAAGTGCAATCAGCGCTACTAGAAGCAATGGCTGAGCGCCAAATAACCGTTGGCAAAACAACGTATCCATTGCCTGAGCTATTTATGGTAATGGCGACACAAAACCCGCTTGAGCAAGAAGGTACATATCCGTTACCTGAAGCGCAACTCGACCGCTTTTTACTCCATCTGAATATCGATTATCCGGATGCAGAAACCGAGGTTGATATTTTGCGCCTCACTCGTGGCGAGGCGTTAGAGGAGTACCAAGCAACCTTCACACCGATTAGTCAAGCAACCCTATTTGAGGCCCGTAAAACCGTACTAAGCATGCATCTTGCTGAGCCACTAGAGCAATATCTTGTGCAATTGATTATTGCGACCAGACAGCCACAACGCTTTGATGCAACGCTTGCAAGCTGGATTGATTATGGCGCGAGTCCTCGAGCTACAATTGCGCTTGATAAATGTTCTCGTGCTCATGCGTGGCTACAAGGCAGAGACTTTGTCACACCAGAAGATATTCAAGCTGTGGTGCATAACGTGCTACGCCACCGTATCGTGCTGAGTTATGAAGCACAGGCGGATGGGATCACCAAAGATCAGGTGATCAGTAAGATTTTAGAATTGGTTGCTGTTCCATAA
- a CDS encoding DUF4381 domain-containing protein has translation MQVNPLDQLNDVVIPQSVSWWPLSYPMWGAICVLLTIFGVMCWLLYRRQQFLKAKKEAVKLSHLQDNAQALHIILKRLVKHYYGDTAASRSGQEWLTLQARLTRVELTQQELDSLYAPTQDPALSDKLCRAINTFKVKERLDV, from the coding sequence ATGCAAGTCAATCCACTCGACCAGCTTAATGACGTGGTCATCCCTCAAAGCGTAAGCTGGTGGCCACTTTCTTATCCAATGTGGGGAGCCATTTGTGTTCTACTCACAATATTTGGGGTTATGTGTTGGCTATTGTATCGTCGCCAGCAATTTTTAAAGGCAAAAAAGGAAGCCGTAAAACTGAGTCATTTGCAGGATAATGCCCAAGCATTACACATCATACTCAAACGTTTAGTAAAACATTATTATGGTGATACCGCTGCGAGTAGATCGGGCCAAGAATGGTTAACGCTGCAAGCAAGACTCACACGCGTTGAACTCACTCAGCAAGAGCTCGACTCGTTATATGCGCCGACTCAAGACCCCGCACTCAGCGATAAACTATGTCGTGCGATTAATACCTTCAAAGTGAAGGAGCGTCTCGATGTTTGA
- a CDS encoding vWA domain-containing protein, with the protein MFEFSWPLAFLLLPLPWLIAKFKPSIAQTNINIRMPSAAKLQLASTTQLNKRAKVSLVETLIWLLLVTAAANPTWLDDPIVVPNEGRDIMLAVDLSASMTEQDMEYQGRLVDRLSVVKAVVSDFIEARQGDRLGLILFGDTAFLQTPLTRDLATVSQMLSEAQIGLVGRATAIGDAIGLSVKRFGEREQSNKILILLTDGQNTAGNLQPEEALILAREEGIKIYTVGVGSDGRRGFGLFGFNSMAGSSIDEKTLQHIAKETGGQYFRAKDVEGLQQIYAMLDELEPISDETQTFRPKISLFYIPLLAILGLLFVAQLSVVLRTKLRG; encoded by the coding sequence ATGTTTGAGTTTAGTTGGCCCCTTGCTTTTCTATTGTTACCTCTGCCTTGGCTAATTGCGAAGTTTAAACCGAGTATCGCGCAGACCAACATCAATATTCGTATGCCAAGTGCCGCAAAGTTACAACTCGCGAGCACAACTCAACTCAATAAGCGCGCAAAAGTAAGCCTAGTGGAAACACTCATCTGGCTGTTACTGGTAACAGCAGCGGCGAACCCAACTTGGCTTGACGACCCAATCGTTGTGCCAAATGAGGGACGCGATATTATGCTTGCTGTTGACTTGTCGGCTTCAATGACAGAGCAAGATATGGAATACCAAGGTCGCTTAGTGGACAGATTGTCTGTCGTCAAAGCCGTTGTTAGCGACTTTATCGAAGCGCGCCAAGGAGATCGTCTGGGACTTATTCTTTTTGGTGACACCGCGTTTTTGCAAACGCCACTCACCCGAGATTTAGCGACGGTTAGCCAAATGCTTAGTGAGGCACAAATTGGTTTAGTTGGACGCGCCACAGCGATTGGCGATGCTATTGGTTTGTCGGTAAAGCGTTTTGGTGAACGTGAACAAAGTAACAAAATCTTGATTTTGCTGACCGATGGTCAAAACACCGCGGGCAACCTTCAACCTGAAGAAGCACTGATCTTAGCCCGAGAAGAGGGCATAAAGATTTATACTGTTGGTGTTGGCTCTGATGGTAGACGCGGTTTTGGTTTATTTGGTTTTAATTCTATGGCTGGTAGTAGTATCGACGAGAAAACGTTGCAACATATCGCCAAAGAAACTGGTGGGCAATATTTTCGCGCAAAAGATGTGGAAGGCCTACAACAGATCTACGCTATGCTCGATGAGCTAGAGCCGATAAGTGATGAAACACAGACTTTCCGTCCTAAGATTTCACTGTTTTATATTCCTCTCCTCGCGATACTCGGCTTGCTTTTTGTGGCTCAGCTCAGTGTTGTACTAAGAACAAAATTAAGAGGGTAA